The following nucleotide sequence is from Pedobacter sp. PACM 27299.
ATTCCCAGAGAACGAATCGCGTAGATCGCAGATCTTGAAGCACCTTCCACAAAAATGTTTGGCGGCAAAGTAGATACTTTATCAAAATCTCTATCGTAACTATACTGCAAATCATCCAGGATAAGCTGGTTACGCTGTTTCATTGCATCCGATATTTTGGAAATCTTGTTCTTATTGGCCCCAATATTACCCCAGATCCCCAGACGTGCTTTATTTGGCCCACCTTGTAATACCCTGACATTGACGCGGATGTCGAAGCCATTATTTTGTAAAGAGCCAATATTGTCGGTAAAACTGGCAAAACCTGTAGAGGGTGCCAGGGTTACACTCTGCAGCAGGTTGGAAGTACTTTTCCAATAGTATTCTGAATTGATATTCAACAGCCCCGAGAACAGTCCAAAATCCAGGGCTACTTTCTTCTGTCTTGTCGTTTGCCATTTCAGGTTGGCATTCCCCAATCCCTGGATAATGGCCCCAAAATCTTGTCCGTAGATATTGTCGGTATTGTATTTATACTTGGTCATGGCCTGATAAGGCGCAAAATTCTGACTGGCAGTTTCGGCAATTGCAGCGGTTAACCTTAAGTTGCTAAACACATTCAGTTTCTGAATAAAAGACTCGCGGTGTAAATTCCAGCCCAATCCAGCCGACCAAACCGGAGCATACTTTTCATTTGATCCGAATTGTGAAGAACCATCCAGTTTAAAGGAAAGGTCTATAAAATACCTGCTGTCGTAAGCATAGTTAAAAGTAGCCAGGAAACCTGCCAGGCGACTGGTATTGTCTAAGCCTTCAGGTCTGGAATTTGCTTTATACTGCTTGGCAAAAGCCAGGTCGTCCATTTTTGGATTCGGAAAACCTTCTGCTGAAACCCGCATCACGCTGGAATTTGACTCCTTTGCATTAAAACCTGACAACAGGTAAAAGCTATGCTTTTCATTGATCAGCTTGCTGAAAGTGGCAAACAAGGAAGCTTCATAACCAAAAGATTTGCTGTTAGAAATGTCCAGATCACCACGTAAAGCATAAGCTGCCATATCAGGGCTGATCCCCGCAAATGCTGTATGTTCTGCAGACCTGAAATCTTTGGAATCGGACAGTCTTTTATTGATTCCCAAAGTTGCCCTTAAGCGGAAATCATCGTTAATTTTCCATTCCGAAGACAGGTTATTGACGATCTCGGTATACTGACTGATGCTTTGGGTATTCAGCGTTCCATTATACAAAGGGTTCAGAATGTAATTGTTTCTTATGCCATTGGCGAAAGTCTCGTATAAAAATGGAGAACCAGCGCCTCCATCCCCCGGAATCGGGAAATATGGTTTTGCATTTACGAAGTCCTGGAAGCTGCCATAAGGGGAAGCGGTTCCTTTTGTATTCACAATTTGAAGGTCATTCCTAAACAGGAAATTACCAGTATTGTAATTAAAAAGCATATTTCCCTGGTAATTATCACGGGAAGAGCCTTTCATGACGCCTGGATTGAAGGCTGCAGAAAACCCAATGCTGTATCTAAATGCCTGATCTCCTCCATCGAGTGTTAAGGAATGACGCTGTTCCACTGCCGTTTTGAGCGGTTGTGATAGCCAATAAGTATTTGTTCCTGCTTTTAGTAAGGCCAGTCGGTCGTTGTACAATTCCTGTTTCTGAATTTGCTCCGAAGGGTTTGTCGAACTGTACAATCCGGTTCGTTTTTCAAATTCCAGTAAACGGGTTGCATCCAGCATATTATAATCTCTAAGGTCAGGAATCACCATATTGGAACTCAGTGCATAGGTTGCCCTCAGCTTTCCTGCTGCCGGCGATTTGGTTACAATAACCACTACTCCATTGGCAGACCTGGTTCCATAAATTGCTGCTGCAGATCCATCTTTCAATAGGGTGACAGATTCGATTCTGTTCATATCCAAATCTACAATGCGCTCTAAAGACGTTTCAAAGCCATCCAGGATGAACAATGGAAGGTTTGGGTTGCCATAAAATGTTCCCCTGAGATCGCCATTCGCATAATTCTCCGTTAAGCTATTTCCCCCACGAATCTCAATATTCGGCAAGGCATTCGGATCTGAACCCGCAAGGTTATTGTCGATGATCCTGAAGGAAGGATCCACTAAACCCAGTCCCTGGAGGATATTTCCTGAGCTGAGTTTCATCAGTTCCTTGCCGGTAAAGGTGGTAGAACTTCCGGTATAAGTTTCTCTTTGCGATCTGAAATACCGGTCACCACTACCTGATTAAGTTCTGACACTTCTTCTTTAAGTATGGTGACGATGGTACTGCTTTTTCCTACAGGCACTTCTGTACGTACAAAACCAATATAAGAAAGGATCAATACTTCCTTTTCTGCTACAGAGATCTTGTATTTTCCATTCGTATCTGAAAGAGTGGATCTCGAAGGACTTCCTTTAACGCGGACAGAAACACCCGGTAATGGCTTTTTCAAATGATCAATTACGGTTCCTTCAATCAGCTGAAGATTAACGCCGCCAGTGGCCTGCTCAATCTCAGCAACCTTTGCTTTTACCGCGATCATTGACCCATCCTGTTTAAATTTCAGGAATACTTTTAATTCCAGTTCGAAGAGCACATCCTGAATAGCACGTGGCTTTTTTGAAAAGCTGATGCGTTCCTGTGGGTTGAGTTTGATGGTACTATAATAGAATTTCACCTGGTAGAGCTGTTCTATCTGGCGAAAAGCTTCTTCTATTGTTTTATTTTTAAAGCTCAGGTTTTTCTTTTCTTGTGCCGCTGCTGGCGACTGAAAAACAAGGAATAATACCGCAGTGCAGCCCATACCGATCCTGCAGCAGGATTTAAGCCCATGCCGCAGCATAGCGACTAGATTTTCTTTCATAATTTGGGAAGTGGTGGTTGTAGGTTTGTTGGTTGAATTGGATTAGTTGAATCGGAGAATGACCTTCTCTTTTTCTATCTTGAAATTACAGTCGGTCGCAAAACAGAACATGTTGAGGACCCGTTCTAAAGATTCATTTTCATAAGTTCCGGAGAATTTACCCGCAGATTTCTGCTCGCCCTGAATCTCAATTGGCACTCCATACCAATCTTCTAAAGCAGTAACGACCGCTCTAAAGCTGGTATCTTTGAATTTAAGCTGGCCTTTGACCCAGGCTTGCCGCTGCTGAATGTCGAAAGTTTCCTTTTCCATCAGGTCTACCGATCTGTTCAGCATCACCATATCTCCGGGGAGGAGAATTTCCGGCTGATTGTCGAGGGTAGATTTATACGCTTTCTGGACTTTTAGCTTTCCACTGAGAAGTTCCACCTGCTGTCCGGATTCATGCGGATAGGCACGCATGTAAAAACTCGTACCCAATACCGTGGCTTTCATATCAGCGGATTCCAGGCTGAAAGGCAATTCGGCATTCGGGCTGATGTCAAAATAAGCGGCACCCAATAAGACTACTTTCCGGCTATCCTTATTGTAGCCATGGGGTACTTTCAGGATACTGTTGG
It contains:
- a CDS encoding DUF4974 domain-containing protein, with amino-acid sequence MKENLVAMLRHGLKSCCRIGMGCTAVLFLVFQSPAAAQEKKNLSFKNKTIEEAFRQIEQLYQVKFYYSTIKLNPQERISFSKKPRAIQDVLFELELKVFLKFKQDGSMIAVKAKVAEIEQATGGVNLQLIEGTVIDHLKKPLPGVSVRVKGSPSRSTLSDTNGKYKISVAEKEVLILSYIGFVRTEVPVGKSSTIVTILKEEVSELNQVVVTGISDRKEKLIPEVLPPLPARN
- a CDS encoding FecR family protein, encoding MYTIEQLILDPTFIHYCYKSNVQDVQTWEGYAAQSPENEAAVTEARKMLLLLNQMLKSREEKMALSEFKKLALEQEQRYAAGSVPNAVPQYLQEEGQTKGRSPLYKSRNFVRVWYASAAAVLLVMGLALFNHYQEERKVELAIKKEQQQYQVYKSPFGERMIITLADNSKVILNANSILKVPHGYNKDSRKVVLLGAAYFDISPNAELPFSLESADMKATVLGTSFYMRAYPHESGQQVELLSGKLKVQKAYKSTLDNQPEILLPGDMVMLNRSVDLMEKETFDIQQRQAWVKGQLKFKDTSFRAVVTALEDWYGVPIEIQGEQKSAGKFSGTYENESLERVLNMFCFATDCNFKIEKEKVILRFN
- a CDS encoding SusC/RagA family TonB-linked outer membrane protein; translated protein: MKLSSGNILQGLGLVDPSFRIIDNNLAGSDPNALPNIEIRGGNSLTENYANGDLRGTFYGNPNLPLFILDGFETSLERIVDLDMNRIESVTLLKDGSAAAIYGTRSANGVVVIVTKSPAAGKLRATYALSSNMVIPDLRDYNMLDATRLLEFEKRTGLYSSTNPSEQIQKQELYNDRLALLKAGTNTYWLSQPLKTAVEQRHSLTLDGGDQAFRYSIGFSAAFNPGVMKGSSRDNYQGNMLFNYNTGNFLFRNDLQIVNTKGTASPYGSFQDFVNAKPYFPIPGDGGAGSPFLYETFANGIRNNYILNPLYNGTLNTQSISQYTEIVNNLSSEWKINDDFRLRATLGINKRLSDSKDFRSAEHTAFAGISPDMAAYALRGDLDISNSKSFGYEASLFATFSKLINEKHSFYLLSGFNAKESNSSVMRVSAEGFPNPKMDDLAFAKQYKANSRPEGLDNTSRLAGFLATFNYAYDSRYFIDLSFKLDGSSQFGSNEKYAPVWSAGLGWNLHRESFIQKLNVFSNLRLTAAIAETASQNFAPYQAMTKYKYNTDNIYGQDFGAIIQGLGNANLKWQTTRQKKVALDFGLFSGLLNINSEYYWKSTSNLLQSVTLAPSTGFASFTDNIGSLQNNGFDIRVNVRVLQGGPNKARLGIWGNIGANKNKISKISDAMKQRNQLILDDLQYSYDRDFDKVSTLPPNIFVEGASRSAIYAIRSLGIDPATGNEIYQYRDGSIGTEWRAAEQVVIGDERPTVSGGLGLNFGYKGWDAVVAGGYSYGGYLYNSTLVSKVEDIDVMNHNVDERAYDAKWTRPGDEAKYSGYSSSIGGNRVGATSRFVQKNNYLTISAITLGYTFNNTPLIKRLKIQNLRLNLSMNDIVRFSTIRIERGTQYPFAQRISFGANVTL